A window of the Dictyostelium discoideum AX4 chromosome 4 chromosome, whole genome shotgun sequence genome harbors these coding sequences:
- the mlysS gene encoding leucyl-tRNA synthetase: MLLFRNLNKINKNNLILNISKNIQKSSSSLSYSTNVLNKTNQVNNNNIENEESEDINNENYLKHYSQSREQMMNDYKDKTGKDIYESKARPITHTIKEFRKQFKDQLENGSKLTDIEQPIILAGRVKSIRISSNKLVFIDINSSLTNQEISYTDIIQQQQQPQQNSDSNENSRIKGGQYSLQVMADKKFYKNSLEFENIILNLRRGDIIEVSGLPAKTKVGEISIIPIEINILTPCVRPIPQKLIDKEIRYRNRPLDFLVNPTTQKPFYIRSKMITYLRKFLVEKGYLEVDTPILSTNVGGANAKPFKTHSNSLNLDLFLRISPELFLKQLIISGFDKVFEIGKQFRNEGIDLTHNPEFTTCEFYQAYADYETMMTMTEELLSGMVYDTLGSYEVVLPSNPDIKINFKGPYQRINFIDKIQELTGRQLPEDLVSYDCIPELLDICNENNIRCKEPYTPTRILDEMASTLLEPLCIQPTFIQDHPLAMSPLAKIHRNSAQRTERFELFVGGKELVNAYSELNDPKEQRKRFLAQSMDRTSGDEEAQILDESFCNSLELALPPTGGWGLGIDRLCMLFSNTTTIKDVILFPTMKPINQQKQDNNQQQQQQQEQDKKV, from the exons atgttattattcagaaatttaaataaaattaataaaaataatttaattttaaatatttcaaaaaatattcaaaaatcatcttcatcattatcatattcaacaaatgttttaaataaaaccaatcaagttaataataataatattgaaaatgaagaaagtgaagatattaataatgaaaattatttaaaacattatAGTCAATCAAGAGAACAAATGATGAATgattataaagataaaaCTGGTAAAGATATTTATGAATCAAAAGCTAGACCAATTACACAcacaattaaagaatttagaaaacaatttaaagatCAATTAGAAAATGGCAGTAAATTAACAGACATTGAACAACCAATCATTTTAGCAGGCCGTGTTAAATCAATCCGTATCTCAAGTAATAAACTAGTATTCattgatattaattcatcattaaCAAATCAAGAGATTTCATATACTGATATTattcaacagcaacaacaaccacaacaaaatAGTGATAGTAATGAAAATAGTCGTATTAAAGGTGGTCAATATTCACTTCAAGTTATGGcagataaaaaattttataaaaattcattagaatttgaaaatattatattaaatttaagaaGAGGTGATATTATTGAAGTTAGTGGTTTACCAGCAAAAACTAAAGTTggtgaaatttcaattataccaattgaaatcaatattttaaCACCATGTGTTCGTCCAATTCCAcagaaattaattgataaagaaaTTCGTTATAGAAATCGTCCATTGGATTTCTTAGTTAATCCAACAACTCAAAAACCATTTTATATTAGATCAAAAATGATTACTTATCTTCGTAAATTCTTGGTTGAAAAAGGTTATTTAGAAGTTGATACACCAATTTTATCAACAAATGTTGGTGGTGCAAATGCAAAACCATTTAAAACTcattcaaattctttaaatttagatttatttttaagaatttcaccagaattatttttaaaa caattaataatttcaggatttgataaagtttttgaaattggtaaacAATTTAGAAATGAAGGCATTGATTTAACACATAATCCAGAATTTACAACATGTGAATTTTATCAAGCATATGCAGATTATGAAACAATGATGACAATGACAGAGGAATTATTAAGTGGTATGGTTTATGATACATTGGGTAGTTATGAGGTGGTGTTACCATCGAATccagatattaaaattaattttaaaggacCATATcaaagaattaatttcattgataAAATTCAAGAACTTACTGGTAGACAATTGCCAGAGGATTTAGTATCATATGATTGTATACCTGAATTATTGGATATTTGTAATGAGAATAATATAAGATGTAAAGAACCATATACACCAACTAGAATATTGGATGAAATGGCATCGACTCTATTGGAACCATTATGCATCCAACCAACATTCATCCAAGATCATCCATTGGCAATGTCACCATTGGCAAAGATACACCGTAATTCAGCACAACGTACTGAAAGATTCGAACTATTCGTCGGTGGTAAAGAATTGGTTAATGCATACAGTGAATTAAATGATCCAAAAgaacaaagaaaaagattcCTCGCTCAATCAATGGATCGTACAAGTGGTGATGAAGAAGCTCAAATACTTGATGAATCATTTTGTAATTCATTAGAATTAGCATTACCACCAACTGGTGGTTGGGGTTTAGGTATCGATCGTTTATGTATGTTATTCTCAAATACAACTACAATTAAAGATGTTATATTATTCCCAACTATGAAACCAATtaatcaacaaaaacaagataataatcaacaacaacaacaacaacaagaacaagataaaaaagtataa
- the dgtB gene encoding dolichol-phosphate-mannose synthase, translated as MSTKNRSDKSSSSSITKDKYTIILPTYKERENLPIIIWLISTELEKCFIDYEVVIVEDNSPDGTLEVAQQLQKIYGEEKIKILSRPGKMGLGSAYMDGIKKSTGNWVILMDADLSHHPKFIPQFIEKQKKLNCEIVTGTRYQSGGGVFGWNLYRKLTSRVANYIASVLLTPGVSDLTGSFRLYRKDVLEKLITQNKSKGYVFQVEMMVRANQLGYQVGEVPITFVDRIFGVSNLDSGEIVGFLKSVLNLFMNIE; from the exons ATGTCAACAAAAAATAGAAGTGATAAAAGTTCATCAAGTTCAATAACCAAGGATAaatatactattattttacCAACTtataaagaaagagaaaatcTTCCAATCATTATTTGGTTAATTTCAACAGAATTAGAAAAATG ttttataGATTATGAAgttgttattgttgaagATAATTCACCAGATGGTACATTAGAAGTTgcacaacaattacaaaagaTTTATGGAGaagaaaagataaaaattttatcaagaCCAGGTAAGATGGGATTAGGTAGTGCATATATGGATGGTATAAAGAAATCAACAGGTAATTGGGTGATTTTAATGGACGCAGATCTTTCACATCATCCAAAATTCATTCCACAATTCATTGAGAAACAAAAGAAACTCAATTGTGAAATTGTAACTGGTACACGTTATCaaagtggtggtggtgtattTGGCTGGAATTTATATAGAAAGTTAACATCACGTGTTGCAAATTACATTGCATCAGTTTTATTAACACCTGGTGTATCCGATTTAACAGGTTCATTCCGTCTCTATAGAAAAGACGTTTTAGAGAAATTAATCActcaaaataaatcaaaaggtTATGTATTCCAAGTTGAAATGATGGTTAGAGCAAATCAATTAGGTTATCAAGTTGGTGAGGTCCCAATCACTTTTGTTGATCGTATCTTTGGTGTCAGTAATTTAGATAGTGGTGAAATCGTTGGTTTCTTAAAAagtgttttaaatttatttatgaatattgaatag
- the rpc9 gene encoding RNA polymerase III subunit — MKIIKKDKEEIITNFEVLQLLKHKRRIEEQVLLNEFVNNVIRYLETTPASKQTIESVKECKKSVTKLADTSGCKILTGEMLQILNIAPSSEVEVHLVIEDCEDRIDAKEVLKEIKNSLGEEAVIRDEDNL; from the exons ATGAAAAT aataaaaaaagataaagaagaaattattacaaattttgAAGTACTTCAACTATTAAAACATAAAAGAAGAATTGAGGAACaagtattattaaatgaatttgttAATAATGTAATTAGATATTTAGAAACAACACCAGCATCAAAACAAACCATTGAATCAGTTAAAGAATGTAAAAAGAGTGTAACTAAATTAGCAGATACATCAGGttgtaaaattttaacaGGTGAAATgttacaaatattaaatattgcaCCATCATCAGAAGTTGAAGTACATTTAGTAATTGAAGATTGTGAGGATAGAATTGATGCCAAAgaagttttaaaagaaattaaaaatagtttagGTGAAGAAGCTGTAATTAGAGATGAAGataatttataa
- the rplP0 gene encoding 60S acidic ribosomal protein P0, with product MSGAGSKRKNVFIEKATKLFTTYDKMIVAEADFVGSSQLQKIRKSIRGIGAVLMGKKTMIRKVIRDLADSKPELDALNTYLKQNTCIIFCKDNIAEVKRVINTQRVGAPAKAGVFAPNDVIIPAGPTGMEPTQTSFLQDLKIATKINRGQIDIVNEVHIIKTGQKVGASEATLLQKLNIKPFTYGLEPKIIYDAGACYSPSISEEDLINKFKQGIFNIAAISLEIGYPTVASIPHSVMNAFKNLLAISFETSYTFDAAEKFKSAAAAAPVAAAPSAAAPAAAAKKVVVEEKKEESDDDMGMGLFD from the coding sequence ATGTCCGGGGCAGGAAGTAAAAGAAAGAACGTTTTCATTGAAAAAGCTACCAAGCTTTTCACCACTTACGACAAAATGATCGTCGCCGAAGCTGATTTTGTAGGTTCAAGCCAATTACAAAAGATCAGAAAATCCATCCGTGGTATCGGTGCCGTTCTCATGGGTAAGAAGACTATGATCCGTAAGGTCATCCGTGATTTAGCTGATTCTAAACCAGAACTCGATGCCTTAAATACCTACTTAAAACAAAACACCTGTATCATTTTCTGTAAAGATAACATCGCTGAAGTTAAACGTGTTATCAATACTCAACGTGTTGGTGCCCCAGCTAAAGCAGGTGTTTTCGCTCCAAACGATGTTATCATCCCAGCCGGTCCAACTGGTATGGAACCAACCCAAACCTCTTTCCTCCAAGATTTAAAGATTGCCACTAAAATCAACAGAGGTCAAATCGATATCGTCAATGAAGTCCACATCATTAAAACCGGTCAAAAAGTTGGTGCCTCAGAAGCTACCCTCTTACAAAAATTGAACATCAAACCATTCACCTATGGTTTAGAACCAAAAATCATCTATGATGCTGGTGCCTGTTATTCACCATCTATCTCTGAAGAAGATCtcatcaacaaattcaaacaaGGTATCTTCAACATTGCTGCCATCTCCTTGGAAATTGGTTACCCAACCGTTGCTTCAATTCCACATTCAGTCATGAATGCTTTCAAGAATTTATTAGCCATCTCATTCGAAACCTCTTACACTTTCGATGCTGCtgaaaaattcaaatcaGCCGCTGCTGCTGCCCCAGTTGCTGCCGCTCCATCCGCTGCTGCTCCAGCTGCCGCTGCCAAGAAAGTCGTCGTcgaagaaaagaaagaagaaTCAGATGATGATATGGGTATGGGTCTCTTTGATTAa
- the acmsd gene encoding aminocarboxymuconate-semialdehyde decarboxylase, which produces MENKETTTTTTTTNNGSDKKKRSLKIDLHTHILPKNWPNLKEKYGYGGWVSLDHHCSCKAKMMIDGKFFREIDSNCWDPDVRIQELNRDDVDIQVLSTVPVMFGYWAKPQDALDLAQYLNDHIAQVVSENPKRFIGLGSLPMQCTESSIQELRRCILELGLPGIQIGSNVNGKNLDDPSLFPIFEECEKLGAAVFIHPWEMVGKDRMPQYWLPWLVGMPAETCLAICSMIFGGVFQRLPNLKVCFAHGGGSFPFTIGRIEHGFNARPDLCAVVNPINPREYIGKFWVDSLVHDEEALKFLVNLMGEKKVTLGTDYPFPLGELVPGQLIESIKEFSETTKENLLGGNALEFLGLDPNKYL; this is translated from the exons atggaaaataaagaaactacaacaacaacaactacaacaaataatggtagtgataaaaaaaaaagaagtttaaaaattgatttacatACACATATTTTACCAAAGAATTGgccaaatttaaaagagaAATATGGTTATGGTGGATGGGTGTCGTTAGATCATCATTGTTCATGTAAAGCAAAGATGATGATAGATGGTAAATTTTTTAGAGAGATCGATAGTAATTGTTGGGATCCAGATGTAAGAATTCAAGAGTTAAATAGGGACGATGTTGATATCCAAGTTTTATCGACAGTACCAGTCATGTTTGGGTATTGGGCCAAACCTCAAGATGCATTAGATTTAGCACAATATTTAAACGATCATATAGCACAAGTAGTATCAGAGAACCCAAAACGTTTCATTGGTTTAGGAAGTTTGCCAATGCAATGCACAGAGTCATCGATTCAAGAGTTACGTCGTTGCATTTTAGAGTTGGGTTTACCAGGTATTCAAATTGGTAGCAATGTAAATGGAAAGAATTTGGACGACCCATCTTTATTCCCAATCTTTGAGGAATGTGAGAAATTAGGTGCTGCAGTTTTCATTCATCCTTGGGAAATGGTGGGTAAAGATAGAATGCCACAATATTGGTTACCTTGGTTAGTAGGTATGCCTGCTGAAACTTGTTTAGCCATTTGTTCAATGATTTTCGGTGGAGTTTTCCAACgtttaccaaatttaaagGTTTGTTTTGCTCATGGTGGTGGCTCATTTCCCTTTACTATTGGACGTATCGAACATGGTTTTAATGCTCGTCCAGATTTATGTGCTGTCGTTAATCCAATTAATCCTCGTGAATACATTGGTAAATTTTGGGTTGATTCTTTAGTTCACGATGAAGAAGCTCTTAAATTTTTAGTAAATTTAATGGGTGAAAAAAAGGTAACATTAGGTACTGATTATCCATTTCCTT TGGGCGAATTAGTTCCTGgtcaattaattgaatcaattaaagaatttagcGAAACAACTAAAGAAAATCTTTTAGGTGGTAATGCATTGGAATTTTTGGGGTTGGatccaaataaatatttataa
- a CDS encoding hypothetical protein (Group-specific antigen) yields the protein DNKCVCITKNPKIKTKYKTIGAKEEERYLGFFFNRKGVISKVDDTVNKLENLTKCYSSVSSTLKGRITILKSYLLSQLTFQLYINEINDIKKLENVNANMLFKGDRWAISKERSRRDYEIGGLELWNMATRSNAQKAWIYEQYLREKDDQNCPPHMEVWKSEKENSLSRIHIKCWKAWKLLHHPRERITLKLNQVKPKYENKQKLKVIYRNMMDIKYKGWNKHQPTTGQKLIQKNINHPILPFREARSITTIKGRDLAWRYLLKALPKHHGENCHSCKEEESSMHIFFECKSIKQNIDSIYQKVCKDSNNTYHGPWSEKVLGKLLTPFSSNLIGAIMESIWYRRNQIKFNDNTTIITENQIIHKIKKARDAEWDRTRKIVEKQLRQELRCTDNRESINRTASIKRRLEKFSHNWNSKLMTINIPEHFIPYCSYNTNYS from the coding sequence GATACGGTGAACAAACTGGAAAACCTCACAAAATGCTATTCGAGCGTGTCATCAACGCTAAAAGGTAGAATCACAATCCTCAAATCATACCTGCTGTCCCAACTAACATTCCAACTATACATCAACGAAATAAATGACATAAAGAAACTGGAGAACGTTAATGCCAACATGTTATTCAAAGGGGACAGGTGGGCTATCTCAAAAGAAAGGAGCAGAAGAGACTATGAAATTGGAGGCCTGGAACTCTGGAATATGGCAACCAGATCCAATGCCCAGAAAGCATGGATATACGAACAATACCTCAGAGAAAAAGACGACCAGAACTGCCCTCCACATATGGAAGTCTGGAAGTCGGAAAAAGAAAACTCACTATCAAGGATTCACATCAAATGCTGGAAAGCCTGGAAGTTGTTGCACCACCCAAGAGAGCGAATAACTCTCAAACTAAACCAAGTCAAACCCAAATAcgaaaacaaacaaaaattaaaagtaatcTATAGAAACATGATGGATATCAAATACAAGGGATGGAACAAACACCAGCCAACAACAGGTCAAAAACTGATTCAAAAGAACATTAATCACCCAATTCTACCATTCAGAGAAGCCAGATCAATCACAACTATCAAAGGAAGAGACTTAGCATGGAGATATCTACTCAAGGCACTTCCAAAACACCATGGGGAGAATTGCCACTCATGTAAAGAAGAAGAATCGTCTATGCACATCTTCTTCGAATGCAAATCAATAAAACAGAATATCGACTCAATCTATCAAAAGGTCTGTAAAGACTCCAACAACACTTACCACGGTCCATGGAGCGAAAAAGTTCTCGGAAAACTACTCACACCATTCTCATCAAATCTGATAGGAGCCATTATGGAATCGATATGGTACAgaagaaatcaaataaaattcaacGATAACACTACAATAATAACAGAGAACCAAATAAttcataaaatcaaaaaagcgAGAGATGCCGAATGGGATAGAACAAGAAAGATAGTAGAAAAACAACTACGTCAAGAACTAAGATGCACTGATAACCGAGAGTCAATCAATCGGACCGCATCAATAAAAAGAAGACTCGAAAAATTCAGCCACAACTGGAACTCGAAACTCATGACCATAAACATCCCGGAACACTTCATACCATACTGCTCATATAACACCAACTactcataa